CGGGCCCGATCACGAGAAGCGTTTCGTGTCCGAGATCGCGATCGGGGGGCGATTGTTCGGGCGCGGGGTCGGCCGCAGCAAGAAGACGGCCGAGCAGGCCGCCGCCATGCAGGCGCTGGCCGCGCTCGCGCGCGGGCACACGGAGAACTTCGGATGAAGATCGGACTTGCCACCGCGGCGCTCCTCGCGCTCCCCGCCGCGGCCGCAGCCGAGCCCCTCCGCCGGCTCCCGGGGACCGTGCCGCGCGCGCTCGCCGCCATGACGCCCGCGGGCCGCGCGCCGGCCGACCTGCGGCTCGAGCACGTGACCGTGTTCCTGGGTCTCCGCCACCGCCGCACGCTCGACGCACTCATCGCCGCGCAGCAGGACCGCCGCTCGCCGCTCTTCCACCGCTGGCTCGCCGCCTCCGAGATCGCCGACCGCTTCGGCCCGCGGCGCGGCGAGTACGAGCGTGTGCGGCGCTGGTTCGTCGCGCACGGCTTCGAGGTGGTGCGCGACTCGCAGTTCCGCACCGCGCTCGTGGTGGCCGGGACGGCCGCGCAGGTGGAGGGGGCGCTCGCGGCGCCGATCGGCCGCTTCACGCGCGGCGGGCAGACGTATCACGCCCCGCTCGCCGACCCCTCCCTGCCCGAGAGCATCGCGGCCTCGGTGCGCGGCATCGTGGGGCTCGACGACCTGCCCAAGTTCCGGCCGCTGGCCACGCTCCCCGGCGGCGAGACGGCGCTCGCGCCGGGCGACTTCGCCGCCGCCTACGGCGTGGCGCCGCTCCACGCCGCCGGCCTGACCGGCGCCGGGCACTCGATCGCGGTCATCGCGCGCAGCAACTTCCGGGACAGCGACGTGGCGCTTTTCTCTAGCAACTTCCTCCATTTCCAGCTCGCGCCGGTGCGCGTGCTCGCCCGTCCCGGGGCGGACCCGGGCATCCTCCCCGACGAGGGCGAGCGCATCGAGGTGCTGCTCGACACCGAGTGGGCTGGCTCGCTCGCGCCGGGCGCGGCGCTGAACATCATCATCGGGTCGACCCAGGGCGACATCCCCGAGGCGCTCATCGCCGCGATCGAGAACCGCGGCGGCGGGGCGCCGAGCGGCGACGTCATCTCGCTCAGCTTCGGGCTCTGCGAGCAGGCGGCGCCCGGGATCACCCTCGAGCTGTTCGACGCCTTCTACGCCCTCGCCAACGCGCAGGGGCAGACCGTGCTCGTGGCCTCGGGCGACGACGGCGGCCGCGACTGCGCCCCGCAGAGCCTGGCGCTCGCGGTGAACGGCCTCGCCTCCTCGCCGCACGTGGTCGCCGTCGGCGGCACGAGCTTCGCGCTCGCGTCCGACGGCAGCGTGCCCCCGCCCGCGAGCCTGGTCGAGCGCGTCTGGGCGGACAGCGGCGGGGCGGGCGGGGGAGGGCAGAGCCTCGTCTTCGGCATGCCGCGCTACCAGGTCGGCGCCGGCCTGGCGGGGCTCTCCAGCGGGCGCGCGCTCCCCGACCTGGCCCTCGCCGCGAGCCCGGTCGCCCCCGGCTACGTGATCGTCGAGGGCGGCCTCGGGCGGATCGTCGGCGGGACGAGCGCCGGCACGCCCGCCCTGGCGAGCGCGCTCGCGCTCGTGAACCAGCGGCTCGAGCAGACGCACGGGGTGATGGGCGGGCTCGGGCAGCTGCTGCCCGACCTCTACCGCCTGGGCAGCGAGCAGGCGCGGGGCGTCGGCGCGCCGGTCTTCCGCGACGTCGTCGCGGGCAGCAACGGCGCCTTCGGCGCCGGACCCGGCTTCGACCTGGCGAGCGGCTGGGGGGCGCCTCTGCTGGATGCGCTGGCGGGGGGGCTCGCGGGGCCTGGGCCCTGCGAGCCGGACCTCGTCTGCCTGGTGCCGAGCGGCCGCGGCGGGCGCTCGTGCGCGGGCGAGTGGCTGGTCGAGCAGGAGTTCTTCACCGTGCGGCGGAATCAGCTCCCCGCGCCGCGCCAGACCTGCCGCGACGGCGACCCGCAGTGCGATGCCGATGGCGCGGCCGACGGGCAGTGCATGCTGCGCGTGGCGCTCTGCCTGAACGTCTTCGACACCCGCAATCCGCAGCTGCACGCGCGCGGCCCGCAAAGGGGCCTGCCGCTCTGCCGGCCCGGCACGGTGCGCCGCGCGCGTCTCCTCTCGCCGCGCACGAGCCGCCGCGATCCGACCGCAGCCGCCAACCACCGGGCGCTCGCCGCCGCGCTCGGCGCGCTCCCTCTGCCGACGCGGCTCGACGCCGCGTGCACGGCGACCGTCCCCGTCGTCGTCCCCGTGAACGGGCGCGTCGCGCTGCGCGCGCTGGTGGCCGACACGCGCGGCCCGGTGACGCCGCGGGTGACGCTCCGCTGCACGCCGTGAGGATGGCGCACCGCGCGGGATACGCCGCCATCGTCGGGCGCCCGAACGTCGGCAAGTCGACGCTCCTGAACGCGCTGGTCGGCGCCAAGGTGGCGATCGTCACGCCGAAGCCGCAGACCACGCGCAACCGCATCCTCGGCATCCGCACGCTCCCCGAGGCGCAGGTCATCTTCCTCGACACGCCGGGCATCCATGAGGCCCGTTCCCTGCTCAACCGCCGCATGGTCCACGTCGCCCGGCAGGCGCTCGACGAGGCCGACGTGGTGGTGCTCGTGGTCGACGCGGCGGCCGGGGTGACGCCCGCCGACCGCGCGCTGGCCGAGAGCCTGGCGGGCCTCGCGCGGCCGACCGTCGTCGTGCTGAGCAAGCGCGACCGGGTGCGGCCGCCGGTGCTGCTGCCCGCCATGGCGGCCATGGGGACGCTCCTCCCGGGGCGCGAGATCATCCCGGCGAGCGCGCGCACGGGCGAGAACGTGAGCGTGGTCCTCGACGCGGTGGTGACGGCGCTCCCCGCCGGGCCACCGCTCTACCCCGAGGACGAGTACACCGCCGCGACCGAGCGCTTCCTGGCCGAGGAACTGATCCGCGAGCAGCTCTTCCTCCAGACCGAGGAGGAGATCCCGTACGGCACCGCCGTGCAGGTCGAGGAGTTCCGCGCCAGGCCGAACCTGCTCCTCGTGCGCGCCACCATCCTCGTCGACCGCCCGAACCACAAGGGGATCGTCATCGGGGCGGGCGGCGCCCAGCTGGGCGAGATCGGGCGCCGCGCGCGGCTCGAGCTGGAGGCGGTCTTTGGCAGCAAGGTGTTCCTCGAGCTCTTCGTGCGCGCCGAGCCGGGCTGGGCCAAGGATCCGCGCCGCCTCGAGGAGCTCGGCCTCTGATGGCGACCGCGCCCGAGGCGCGCCCCGCCGCGCGCGGGCTCCCCGTGGTCGCGATCGTCGGGCGGCCGAACGTCGGCAAATCGACACTCTTCAACCGCCTGGTCGGCGCGCGCCGGGCGATCGTCGACGACGCCCCGGGGGTCACGCGCGACCGCGTCGTCGCGCCCGCGGCGCACGCCGGGCGGGCGTTCCTGTGCGTCGACACGGGCGGGTTCACGGCCGAGCCGCCGCGCGACCGGGCAGCGCTCGCGGCGCGCGTGCGCGAGCAGACGCTCGCCGCCGTCGCGGAGGCGGACTGCGTGGTGTGCGTGCTCGACGGCGCCGCCGGGCTCGCACCCGAGGACCGCGAGACCGTCCGCCTGCTGCGCCGGAGCGGGAAGCCCGTCGTCTACGCCGTTAACAAGCTCGACACGCCCCGCCGCGAGCCCCTCGTCCACGACTTCCAGCCGCTCGGCGTCGAGCCGCTCGTCCCTGTCTCCGCGGCGCACGGGCGGGGTGTGGCGGACCTCCTCGACGCGGTCACCGCCGGGCTGCCGGAGGCGGTGCCCGCCGCAGAGGACGCGCGCGGTACGCGCCTCGCCCTCATCGGCCGCCCGAACGTCGGCAAGTCGTCGCTCCTGAACCGGCTCCTCGGCGCCGAGCGGACGATCGTCGCGCCCGAGCCGGGCACCACACGCGACGCGATCGATACGCCGCTCATCGTGGCCGGGCGGCCCTACGTGCTCATCGACACGGCCGGCATCCGCCGCCGCGGCAAGGTGCGCGAGCCCCTCGAGCGCCACGGCGCGGTGCGCGCCCTCGGCACGCTCGCGCGCGCCGACCTCGTGCTCGCCGTGCTCGACGCGGCCGAGGGCATGACCGACCAGGACGCGCGCCTGGTCGGGCGCGCGTGGGAGGCGGGACGGGGCGTCGTGCTGCTCGCCAACAAGTGGGACCTGGTGCCGTCCGCGCGGCGCGACCGGGCGTCGTTCCGCGACGCGCTGGTGGCGGCCCATCCGGCGTTCGCCGGGCTGCCGCTGCTCTGCGTGTCGGCGGAGACGGGCGAGGGGCTGGGTGATCTCTTCCCGCTCGTGGCGCGCCTCGAGCGCGCCTACGAGGCGGTCCTGCCGACGCCGGCGCTGAACCGCGCGCTCGAGGCCGCGGTCGCGGCGACCTCGCCGCCCAGCCCCGGGGGCCGCGCGCTCCGCTTCTTCTACGCCACGCAGACCGCCCGGCGACCGCCGGCCGTCACCGTGTTCGCGAGCGCGCCCGCGCTGGTGCCGGCGGCGTACATCCGCTACCTGACGGGCCGGCTCGCAGAGGCCTTCCGGCTCGTGGGCGTGCCGCTTCGCCTGCAGCTCCGCACGCGGCGGGCGGTCAGCGCACCCCGTGCGCGCGGCATGGTGGCACGTCCTCGAAGCCGCCGGACGCCGCGGCGTGGAGGCGCGCCACCTCGTCCGCGCTGAGCTCGCGAGATGACGCGTCGTCCGATTCGCGAGAAGGTTGCGCTCGCGCTCCGATATGCAGCGGTGCATCCAACCGATGCCGAGCCAGAGCCGCACCGATGCGGCCGCAACGCCAGTCACCACCTTGACGACGGGGAGCGCCCCTGCGATAGACAAGAGCGGCGGCCGCGACCCATCCGCGCCGGGGAGGTGCCCGATGATCCTCCGTTTCGCCCTCCGCTCGGTCCTCCCGGGTCTCCTCCTCTACACCCTTTGCGCCCCGCCACCGGCGCGCGCGAACCCCGCGCCCGGCCCGCTCCGGTTCATCGCGCCGACGCCGGTCGCCGGCTCGGTCGTGACGAGCACGACGGTCAGCGTCCGGCTCGACGCCGAGTGCACCGTCGACCCGAGCACGCTCGCCGTTAGCCTCAACGGCGCGTCGATCCCGGCGAGCCAGTTCCAGCCCTTCTCCGCCTGCCAGAACGGCCGCATGTCCTCGCAGACGGCGAGCGTGGGCCTCACGCTCCCGAACGGCACCATCACGAGCGGGCCGACCTCGCTCACCGCCCGCACGACGGCGAGCTTCAGCGGCAGCGGCACGGGCGACGGCTTCCGCTGGAACTTCGACGGCGGCGCTCAGCCGGCGACGGGCGCTTCGGTGAGCGCGACCTTCAACGCCGCCGGCACCTTCACCGTTCGCCTCCGGGCCACGAAGACCGAGCAGCTGCAGGCCTCCGCCATGGACAACGGCAACGTGGTGACGGGCCAGCTCGCCTTCGCGGCCGGCGACCCGACGCCCGATCAGCGGCAGGTCGTGGTCGCGATGCCGCCCGACCTGGACTTCGTCAACTACGAGTCGAGCCACGTCCATCCGCTCGCCGTCTCCGGCAGCCAGCTCTACGCAGTCAACACCCCCGACGGACGCCTGGCGATCTTCACGATCGCCGCGGACGGCTCGCTCGCCCTCGCGGGGAACGTCCCGGTCGGCCTCGACCCCGTGAGCCTCGCCGTGCGGCCGGGGACGAACGAGGTGTG
The Deltaproteobacteria bacterium genome window above contains:
- a CDS encoding GTPase Era — its product is MRMAHRAGYAAIVGRPNVGKSTLLNALVGAKVAIVTPKPQTTRNRILGIRTLPEAQVIFLDTPGIHEARSLLNRRMVHVARQALDEADVVVLVVDAAAGVTPADRALAESLAGLARPTVVVLSKRDRVRPPVLLPAMAAMGTLLPGREIIPASARTGENVSVVLDAVVTALPAGPPLYPEDEYTAATERFLAEELIREQLFLQTEEEIPYGTAVQVEEFRARPNLLLVRATILVDRPNHKGIVIGAGGAQLGEIGRRARLELEAVFGSKVFLELFVRAEPGWAKDPRRLEELGL
- the der gene encoding ribosome biogenesis GTPase Der yields the protein MATAPEARPAARGLPVVAIVGRPNVGKSTLFNRLVGARRAIVDDAPGVTRDRVVAPAAHAGRAFLCVDTGGFTAEPPRDRAALAARVREQTLAAVAEADCVVCVLDGAAGLAPEDRETVRLLRRSGKPVVYAVNKLDTPRREPLVHDFQPLGVEPLVPVSAAHGRGVADLLDAVTAGLPEAVPAAEDARGTRLALIGRPNVGKSSLLNRLLGAERTIVAPEPGTTRDAIDTPLIVAGRPYVLIDTAGIRRRGKVREPLERHGAVRALGTLARADLVLAVLDAAEGMTDQDARLVGRAWEAGRGVVLLANKWDLVPSARRDRASFRDALVAAHPAFAGLPLLCVSAETGEGLGDLFPLVARLERAYEAVLPTPALNRALEAAVAATSPPSPGGRALRFFYATQTARRPPAVTVFASAPALVPAAYIRYLTGRLAEAFRLVGVPLRLQLRTRRAVSAPRARGMVARPRSRRTPRRGGAPPRPR